TTCTTCGGGCATGGAAACCGCATGCGGGGGAAGGCGTTGCCCTGATTGCCGGAGGGCCGTGCGCGGGGCTTCCTTCAGGCCCGCCCTTTTTCCTGGCGCCGTGTTCCGGAAAGAGTGAAAAAGACTGTTTTGACTGGAAATCTGCTTGCCAGCTCGCCCGCGATAGTCTAGGGAAGAATCATGAATGTTAGAATGTTGTCGGCAAATGTGGCGTTTCTGATGCTGTCGGTTCTGCTGGCGGCGTGTTCGGACGCCCCGCGCCCGCCTGCCGTCAGCTTCAGGATTCAGAATGCGCCTCCCGTGCCGCGCACCATGTCCCAGATGTCCAGAGAGGTGCATATCAGCCGCGATTTCATGTCCCCGCGCTCCCGTGCGCGTCGTGCCGCCCATTCCATGCATCCGCGGTTTATCACGATTCACAGCACCGCCAATCCCAAGGGTGACGCCGCGGCGCATGCCCGGGCGTTGAAAAGGGGGGCCATGGGGTCCCTGAACTGGCATTTTACGGTGGACCAGTATCAAGCCGTCCAGCATATTCCGCTGAATGAGACGGGGCGCCATGCGGACCGGGGCGGCCCCGGGGACATGTATTCCATCGGCATTGAGATGGGGGAGGTAAGGAGCCACAACCCCATCATTACCTGGAACCGCTCCGCCAAGCTGACGGCAGTGCTGATGAAACAGTACCATATTCCGCTCCGCAATGTGGTTCCCCATTATTACTGGACGGGCAAGAATTGTCCGGCCCCGCTGCTGACCAACGGCCGCCCGGGCCATAAATGGAGCTGGTTCATTTCCCGCGTAGACTATTACAGGCGCTGTCTGGAGACGCGTCCCGCCGCGGCGCTCTGACGGAGGCGCGCGATGGAATTGAGGTGGGGTATGTTTTTGGATTCATGGCTGGAGAATTGCTGTTAACGACTCCTCTGGAGGAATGCGTTTTTATCCGCCCCAGAGAGTTGGCGGCCATGCAGGCGGCGGGAATGGCTTCCGTACGGGATTTGCTGTTCATGCTTCCGCGCAGGTATGAGGACCGCCGCATGTTTGACCGCTATGATTCCCTGTCTTCCGGCGTTCCCGTCTGTTTGAGAGGGAGGGTGGTGGATGTGGGCTGGAAAGGCTGGGGCGGCCGGGGCGGCAAGAGCCGGGGGCGGTATGTGGAAGCCGTGCTGGCGGATGAGCAGTCTTTGGGGCAGGCCCGTTTTTCCTGCCTGTGGTTCAGCATGCCGGGCGTAGCCAGGATGTTGTGCGCCGGGCAGGAGATGATTGTGTACGGGCGCATGAAACCGTATGGGAAAAAGCTCAGCATGGTTCATCCGGATTTTGAAATAATCCGGGAGGGGGATGAGCAGTCCATTCATCTGAACCGCATTGTTCCCGTGTATGGCGGCCGCATGGGGATTGCCGTCCGCAGGTTGCGGGAAATCGTGTGGGAGACGCTGTCCGGGCTTTCCCCGGTTCCGGAACCGGAGGTGTACGAGTTTGTGCCGGACGTTCCGTGCAAAACGGCATTGAGGGATCTTCATTTTCCGGAGACCGCAGAGGCGCGGGACCGGGCCAGGCGCCGTTTTGCGCTGGAGGAATGCCTGGCTCAGCAGTTGAATGTGGCTTACAGGAGAAGGCGGGCGGATGAAGTGCCCGGCATGCGGACCGCAGGCTCCTGCCATTTGGTGAAGGATTTGGCGGATTCCCTGCCGTTTGAGCTGACGGAGGCCCAGAAGCGCTGCGTGAGGGAGATTTACCGGGATATGAAAGCCCCCCGTTCCATGAACCGCCTGCTCCAGGGGGATGTGGGGTCCGGGAAGACGCTGGTGGCTCTGTGCGCCATGCTCCTGGCTGTGGAGCACGGTTATTCCGCCGTGATGATGGCTCCCACGCAAATTCTGGC
This region of Akkermansia muciniphila genomic DNA includes:
- a CDS encoding peptidoglycan recognition protein family protein, whose amino-acid sequence is MNVRMLSANVAFLMLSVLLAACSDAPRPPAVSFRIQNAPPVPRTMSQMSREVHISRDFMSPRSRARRAAHSMHPRFITIHSTANPKGDAAAHARALKRGAMGSLNWHFTVDQYQAVQHIPLNETGRHADRGGPGDMYSIGIEMGEVRSHNPIITWNRSAKLTAVLMKQYHIPLRNVVPHYYWTGKNCPAPLLTNGRPGHKWSWFISRVDYYRRCLETRPAAAL